A genomic stretch from Silurus meridionalis isolate SWU-2019-XX chromosome 1, ASM1480568v1, whole genome shotgun sequence includes:
- the kdm4aa gene encoding lysine-specific demethylase 4A isoform X3 yields MESETEGEAVKNITVKEDLRETERGELENLTGQEEMKSESEREEVENIVQEEMKSGTEREEVENIVQEEMKSESEREEVENIGQEEMKSETLREEVENITVKIDMESETGTGEMENITLKEEMEIEAGENEVLLKKADEEDSKTDIAETIKSEKVEERGREMMETEREKEVTETEEVTKTRRTSVQRKSSSKPKVRIKRQRGASAGSVDPVEQVKRKRTRLSQPLTRQGRTYVSDNEEDIEAVTPALKREKKPDHSHTETPSPHLPSNKQPNTPKTPNRSHSTSPSCHITAPSQPRSAASRPKESTPCCDHRTKRPQPNSSTSPSRRAVITKPSKTIVHSPSSITIADPSDLRHQAKPSSNSRHRVDITPKRRKASPKHDAKPRESRGNEDADELKAAYGGSSAQRIFQRTLSPAEVLHVHSYAKGDYSELDREQKDSDTDTEMQEYGQQGAEDCSYEALNSLARLPKHHPLIKDSISDEELQDQSLIEEDGLEGELWAKPLAQLWQNRPYNEQREREYNREMGLQPPYCSICMIFQTHQRSEEADCEQNAVQVGRQMRTKPLIPEMCFSTTTEECPELLLSTPYLDQDGTSLLISCSQCCVRVHASCYGVSLERVTKDWKCARCKANALTESCCLCSLRGGALHRANNDKWVHVLCAVAVLEARFVNITERSPVDLSGIPLQRFKLKCYYCKRRMKKTTGCCVQCSHGRCPTSYHPTCAQAAGVLMHPDDWPFIVYVTCCRHKGPVQSERNKEAMRDISAGQKVICKHKNGRYYQCDVVQLTKETFYEVNFDDGSFSDNLFPEDIVSRDCAQLGPPPSGEVVQVRWTDGLIYGAKFVAAHVIQMYHVEFEDGSQLTAKRDDVYTLDEELPKRVKSRLSKASDMRFDGIFGEKKLQDSKRQRVINSRYRGDYIEPVIYRTIME; encoded by the exons atggagagtgagacagagggagaggcGGTAAAGAACATAACAGTTAAGGAAGACCTGAGGGAAACAGAGAGAGGCGAGTTGGAGAACCTAACAGGGCAGGAAGAGATGAAGAGTGAATCCgagagagaggaggtggagaacaTAGTGCAGGAAGAGATGAAGAGtggaacagagagagaggaggtggagaacaTAGTGCAGGAAGAGATGAAGAGTGAATCCGAGAGAGAGGAGGTAGAGAACATAGGGCAGGAAGAGATGAAGAGTGAGACATtgagagaggaggtggagaacaTAACAGTAAAGATAGACatggagagtgagacagggaCAGGGGAGATGGAGAACATAACACTGAAGGAAGAAATGGAGATTGAGGCAGGAGAAAATGAGGTGCTGTTAAAAAAGGCTGATGAAGAAGATAGTAAAACAGACATTGCAGAGACCATAAAGTCAGAAAAAgtagaagagagagggagagaaatgatggagacagaaagagaaaaagaggtcACAGAGACTGAAGAAGTGACGAAGACCAGAAGAACTTCTGTTCAGAGGAAGAG CAGTTCCAAGCCGAAGGTGAGGATAAAAAGGCAAAGAGGAGCCAGTGCTGGTTCTGTCGACCCTGTAGAGCAGGTCAAACGAAAGAGAACCAGACTCAGTCAGCCTTTAACACGCCAGGGTAGGACCT atGTGAGTGACAATGAGGAGGATATAGAAGCAGTCACTCCAGCATTGAAGCGGGAAAAGAAGCCAGACCACTCCCACACAGAGACTCCATCTCCTCACCTTCCATCAAATAAACAGCCAAACACTCCTAAAACTCCTAACCGAAGCCATAGCACTTCTCCTTCCTGCCATATCACTGCGCCTTCCCAGCCTCGCAGCGCAGCCTCTCGGCCCAAAGAATCCACTCCGTGCTGTGATCATAGAACTAAGCGCCCTCAGCCTAACAGCAGCACCTCTCCATCTCGACGTGCAGTAATCACCAAACCCAGCAAAACCATCGTTCATTCTCCATCTAGCATCACCATTGCAGACCCAAGTGACCTCAGACATCAGGCTAAACCCAGCAGTAACTCAAGGCACCGAGTCGATATCACACCAAAACGCAGGAAAGCCAGCCCTAAACATGACGCCAAGCCCAGGGAGAGTCGCGGCAACGAGGACGCTGATGAGCTTAAGGCTGCCTATGGAGGAAGCTCAGCTCAGCGGATTTTCCAACGGACACTCAGTCCAGCTGAGGTGCTACACGTACACAGCTACGCTAAAGGAGACTACAGCGAGCTGGACCGAGAACAAAAGGACAGTGACACTGACACAGAGATGCAGGAGTACGGACAG cagggggcagaagACTGCTCTTACGAGGCGTTGAACAGTCTAGCGAGGCTGCCCAAACATCATCCGTTAATAAAGGACAGCATCAGTGATGAGG aGCTTCAGGATCAGTCGTTAATTGAGGAGGATGGTTTAGAGGGTGAGCTGTGGGCTAAGCCTCTGGCTCAGCTGTGGCAGAACAGACCTTATAATgaacagcgagagagagagtacaaCAGAGAGATGGGCCTCCAGCCACCATACTGCTCCATCTGCATGATCTTCCAAACGCACCAACGG TCTGAAGAGGCCGACTGTGAGCAGAATGCAGTTCAGGTTGGACGTCAAATGAGGACAAAGCCATTGATCCCTGAGATGTGCTTCAGCACAACCACTGAAGAGTGCCCTGAACTTCTCCTGTCCACGCCGTACTTGGATCAAGACGGAACCAGCCTGCTCATCAGCTGCTCCCAGTGCTGTGTGCGAGTACATGCCA GTTGCTATGGCGTTTCCTTGGAAAGAGTTACAAAAGACTGGAAATGTGCCCGTTGCAAAGCCAATGCCCTCACTGAG AGTTGTTGTCTATGCTCATTAAGAGGTGGAGCCTTACACAGAGCCAACAATGACAA GTGGGTGCACGTGCTGTGTGCGGTGGCAGTGTTAGAAGCTCGCTTCGTGAACATCACTGAGAGATCGCCAGTGGATCTCAGTGGAATTCCCCTACAGAGATTtaaactg AAATGTTACTACTGTAAGAGGCGGATGAAGAAGACAACAGGCTGCTGCGTGCAGTGTTCTCATGGCCGCTGCCCCACCTCGTACCATCCTACCTGTGCCCAGGCTGCAGGTGTGCTTATGCACCCAGATGACTGGCCTTTCATCGTCTATGTCACCTGCTGCCGTCATAAAGGCCCTGTCCAATCAGAG AGGAACAAGGAAGCCATGAGGGATATCAGCGCTGGCCAGAAAGTGATCTGCAAACACAAAAACGGACGCTACTACCAGTGCGATGTGGTTCAGCTGACGAAAGAGACATTTTACGAGGTCAACTTTGACGATGGCTCCTTCAGCGACAACCTTTTTCCTGAGGACATTGTG AGTCGTGACTGTGCCCAGCTGGGTCCCCCACCCTCAGGAGAGGTTGTGCAAGTGCGCTGGACAGACGGACTCATCTATGGAGCCAAGTTTGTGGCAGCACACGTCATTCAAATGTACCAT GTGGAGTTCGAAGATGGCTCACAGCTTACAGCCAAGAGAGACGATGTCTACACGTTAGACGAAGAACTGCCAAAAAGGGTGAAATCTAGACTG
- the kdm4aa gene encoding lysine-specific demethylase 4A isoform X2: MESETEGEAVKNITVKEDLRETERGELENLTGQEEMKSESEREEVENIVQEEMKSGTEREEVENIVQEEMKSESEREEVENIGQEEMKSETLREEVENITVKIDMESETGTGEMENITLKEEMEIEAGENEVLLKKADEEDSKTDIAETIKSEKVEERGREMMETEREKEVTETEEVTKTRRTSVQRKRSSSKPKVRIKRQRGASAGSVDPVEQVKRKRTRLSQPLTRQGRTYVSDNEEDIEAVTPALKREKKPDHSHTETPSPHLPSNKQPNTPKTPNRSHSTSPSCHITAPSQPRSAASRPKESTPCCDHRTKRPQPNSSTSPSRRAVITKPSKTIVHSPSSITIADPSDLRHQAKPSSNSRHRVDITPKRRKASPKHDAKPRESRGNEDADELKAAYGGSSAQRIFQRTLSPAEVLHVHSYAKGDYSELDREQKDSDTDTEMQEYGQGAEDCSYEALNSLARLPKHHPLIKDSISDEELQDQSLIEEDGLEGELWAKPLAQLWQNRPYNEQREREYNREMGLQPPYCSICMIFQTHQRSEEADCEQNAVQVGRQMRTKPLIPEMCFSTTTEECPELLLSTPYLDQDGTSLLISCSQCCVRVHASCYGVSLERVTKDWKCARCKANALTESCCLCSLRGGALHRANNDKWVHVLCAVAVLEARFVNITERSPVDLSGIPLQRFKLKCYYCKRRMKKTTGCCVQCSHGRCPTSYHPTCAQAAGVLMHPDDWPFIVYVTCCRHKGPVQSERNKEAMRDISAGQKVICKHKNGRYYQCDVVQLTKETFYEVNFDDGSFSDNLFPEDIVSRDCAQLGPPPSGEVVQVRWTDGLIYGAKFVAAHVIQMYHVEFEDGSQLTAKRDDVYTLDEELPKRVKSRLSKASDMRFDGIFGEKKLQDSKRQRVINSRYRGDYIEPVIYRTIME, translated from the exons atggagagtgagacagagggagaggcGGTAAAGAACATAACAGTTAAGGAAGACCTGAGGGAAACAGAGAGAGGCGAGTTGGAGAACCTAACAGGGCAGGAAGAGATGAAGAGTGAATCCgagagagaggaggtggagaacaTAGTGCAGGAAGAGATGAAGAGtggaacagagagagaggaggtggagaacaTAGTGCAGGAAGAGATGAAGAGTGAATCCGAGAGAGAGGAGGTAGAGAACATAGGGCAGGAAGAGATGAAGAGTGAGACATtgagagaggaggtggagaacaTAACAGTAAAGATAGACatggagagtgagacagggaCAGGGGAGATGGAGAACATAACACTGAAGGAAGAAATGGAGATTGAGGCAGGAGAAAATGAGGTGCTGTTAAAAAAGGCTGATGAAGAAGATAGTAAAACAGACATTGCAGAGACCATAAAGTCAGAAAAAgtagaagagagagggagagaaatgatggagacagaaagagaaaaagaggtcACAGAGACTGAAGAAGTGACGAAGACCAGAAGAACTTCTGTTCAGAGGAAGAG AAGCAGTTCCAAGCCGAAGGTGAGGATAAAAAGGCAAAGAGGAGCCAGTGCTGGTTCTGTCGACCCTGTAGAGCAGGTCAAACGAAAGAGAACCAGACTCAGTCAGCCTTTAACACGCCAGGGTAGGACCT atGTGAGTGACAATGAGGAGGATATAGAAGCAGTCACTCCAGCATTGAAGCGGGAAAAGAAGCCAGACCACTCCCACACAGAGACTCCATCTCCTCACCTTCCATCAAATAAACAGCCAAACACTCCTAAAACTCCTAACCGAAGCCATAGCACTTCTCCTTCCTGCCATATCACTGCGCCTTCCCAGCCTCGCAGCGCAGCCTCTCGGCCCAAAGAATCCACTCCGTGCTGTGATCATAGAACTAAGCGCCCTCAGCCTAACAGCAGCACCTCTCCATCTCGACGTGCAGTAATCACCAAACCCAGCAAAACCATCGTTCATTCTCCATCTAGCATCACCATTGCAGACCCAAGTGACCTCAGACATCAGGCTAAACCCAGCAGTAACTCAAGGCACCGAGTCGATATCACACCAAAACGCAGGAAAGCCAGCCCTAAACATGACGCCAAGCCCAGGGAGAGTCGCGGCAACGAGGACGCTGATGAGCTTAAGGCTGCCTATGGAGGAAGCTCAGCTCAGCGGATTTTCCAACGGACACTCAGTCCAGCTGAGGTGCTACACGTACACAGCTACGCTAAAGGAGACTACAGCGAGCTGGACCGAGAACAAAAGGACAGTGACACTGACACAGAGATGCAGGAGTACGGACAG ggggcagaagACTGCTCTTACGAGGCGTTGAACAGTCTAGCGAGGCTGCCCAAACATCATCCGTTAATAAAGGACAGCATCAGTGATGAGG aGCTTCAGGATCAGTCGTTAATTGAGGAGGATGGTTTAGAGGGTGAGCTGTGGGCTAAGCCTCTGGCTCAGCTGTGGCAGAACAGACCTTATAATgaacagcgagagagagagtacaaCAGAGAGATGGGCCTCCAGCCACCATACTGCTCCATCTGCATGATCTTCCAAACGCACCAACGG TCTGAAGAGGCCGACTGTGAGCAGAATGCAGTTCAGGTTGGACGTCAAATGAGGACAAAGCCATTGATCCCTGAGATGTGCTTCAGCACAACCACTGAAGAGTGCCCTGAACTTCTCCTGTCCACGCCGTACTTGGATCAAGACGGAACCAGCCTGCTCATCAGCTGCTCCCAGTGCTGTGTGCGAGTACATGCCA GTTGCTATGGCGTTTCCTTGGAAAGAGTTACAAAAGACTGGAAATGTGCCCGTTGCAAAGCCAATGCCCTCACTGAG AGTTGTTGTCTATGCTCATTAAGAGGTGGAGCCTTACACAGAGCCAACAATGACAA GTGGGTGCACGTGCTGTGTGCGGTGGCAGTGTTAGAAGCTCGCTTCGTGAACATCACTGAGAGATCGCCAGTGGATCTCAGTGGAATTCCCCTACAGAGATTtaaactg AAATGTTACTACTGTAAGAGGCGGATGAAGAAGACAACAGGCTGCTGCGTGCAGTGTTCTCATGGCCGCTGCCCCACCTCGTACCATCCTACCTGTGCCCAGGCTGCAGGTGTGCTTATGCACCCAGATGACTGGCCTTTCATCGTCTATGTCACCTGCTGCCGTCATAAAGGCCCTGTCCAATCAGAG AGGAACAAGGAAGCCATGAGGGATATCAGCGCTGGCCAGAAAGTGATCTGCAAACACAAAAACGGACGCTACTACCAGTGCGATGTGGTTCAGCTGACGAAAGAGACATTTTACGAGGTCAACTTTGACGATGGCTCCTTCAGCGACAACCTTTTTCCTGAGGACATTGTG AGTCGTGACTGTGCCCAGCTGGGTCCCCCACCCTCAGGAGAGGTTGTGCAAGTGCGCTGGACAGACGGACTCATCTATGGAGCCAAGTTTGTGGCAGCACACGTCATTCAAATGTACCAT GTGGAGTTCGAAGATGGCTCACAGCTTACAGCCAAGAGAGACGATGTCTACACGTTAGACGAAGAACTGCCAAAAAGGGTGAAATCTAGACTG
- the kdm4aa gene encoding lysine-specific demethylase 4A isoform X1, with amino-acid sequence MESETEGEAVKNITVKEDLRETERGELENLTGQEEMKSESEREEVENIVQEEMKSGTEREEVENIVQEEMKSESEREEVENIGQEEMKSETLREEVENITVKIDMESETGTGEMENITLKEEMEIEAGENEVLLKKADEEDSKTDIAETIKSEKVEERGREMMETEREKEVTETEEVTKTRRTSVQRKRSSSKPKVRIKRQRGASAGSVDPVEQVKRKRTRLSQPLTRQGRTYVSDNEEDIEAVTPALKREKKPDHSHTETPSPHLPSNKQPNTPKTPNRSHSTSPSCHITAPSQPRSAASRPKESTPCCDHRTKRPQPNSSTSPSRRAVITKPSKTIVHSPSSITIADPSDLRHQAKPSSNSRHRVDITPKRRKASPKHDAKPRESRGNEDADELKAAYGGSSAQRIFQRTLSPAEVLHVHSYAKGDYSELDREQKDSDTDTEMQEYGQQGAEDCSYEALNSLARLPKHHPLIKDSISDEELQDQSLIEEDGLEGELWAKPLAQLWQNRPYNEQREREYNREMGLQPPYCSICMIFQTHQRSEEADCEQNAVQVGRQMRTKPLIPEMCFSTTTEECPELLLSTPYLDQDGTSLLISCSQCCVRVHASCYGVSLERVTKDWKCARCKANALTESCCLCSLRGGALHRANNDKWVHVLCAVAVLEARFVNITERSPVDLSGIPLQRFKLKCYYCKRRMKKTTGCCVQCSHGRCPTSYHPTCAQAAGVLMHPDDWPFIVYVTCCRHKGPVQSERNKEAMRDISAGQKVICKHKNGRYYQCDVVQLTKETFYEVNFDDGSFSDNLFPEDIVSRDCAQLGPPPSGEVVQVRWTDGLIYGAKFVAAHVIQMYHVEFEDGSQLTAKRDDVYTLDEELPKRVKSRLSKASDMRFDGIFGEKKLQDSKRQRVINSRYRGDYIEPVIYRTIME; translated from the exons atggagagtgagacagagggagaggcGGTAAAGAACATAACAGTTAAGGAAGACCTGAGGGAAACAGAGAGAGGCGAGTTGGAGAACCTAACAGGGCAGGAAGAGATGAAGAGTGAATCCgagagagaggaggtggagaacaTAGTGCAGGAAGAGATGAAGAGtggaacagagagagaggaggtggagaacaTAGTGCAGGAAGAGATGAAGAGTGAATCCGAGAGAGAGGAGGTAGAGAACATAGGGCAGGAAGAGATGAAGAGTGAGACATtgagagaggaggtggagaacaTAACAGTAAAGATAGACatggagagtgagacagggaCAGGGGAGATGGAGAACATAACACTGAAGGAAGAAATGGAGATTGAGGCAGGAGAAAATGAGGTGCTGTTAAAAAAGGCTGATGAAGAAGATAGTAAAACAGACATTGCAGAGACCATAAAGTCAGAAAAAgtagaagagagagggagagaaatgatggagacagaaagagaaaaagaggtcACAGAGACTGAAGAAGTGACGAAGACCAGAAGAACTTCTGTTCAGAGGAAGAG AAGCAGTTCCAAGCCGAAGGTGAGGATAAAAAGGCAAAGAGGAGCCAGTGCTGGTTCTGTCGACCCTGTAGAGCAGGTCAAACGAAAGAGAACCAGACTCAGTCAGCCTTTAACACGCCAGGGTAGGACCT atGTGAGTGACAATGAGGAGGATATAGAAGCAGTCACTCCAGCATTGAAGCGGGAAAAGAAGCCAGACCACTCCCACACAGAGACTCCATCTCCTCACCTTCCATCAAATAAACAGCCAAACACTCCTAAAACTCCTAACCGAAGCCATAGCACTTCTCCTTCCTGCCATATCACTGCGCCTTCCCAGCCTCGCAGCGCAGCCTCTCGGCCCAAAGAATCCACTCCGTGCTGTGATCATAGAACTAAGCGCCCTCAGCCTAACAGCAGCACCTCTCCATCTCGACGTGCAGTAATCACCAAACCCAGCAAAACCATCGTTCATTCTCCATCTAGCATCACCATTGCAGACCCAAGTGACCTCAGACATCAGGCTAAACCCAGCAGTAACTCAAGGCACCGAGTCGATATCACACCAAAACGCAGGAAAGCCAGCCCTAAACATGACGCCAAGCCCAGGGAGAGTCGCGGCAACGAGGACGCTGATGAGCTTAAGGCTGCCTATGGAGGAAGCTCAGCTCAGCGGATTTTCCAACGGACACTCAGTCCAGCTGAGGTGCTACACGTACACAGCTACGCTAAAGGAGACTACAGCGAGCTGGACCGAGAACAAAAGGACAGTGACACTGACACAGAGATGCAGGAGTACGGACAG cagggggcagaagACTGCTCTTACGAGGCGTTGAACAGTCTAGCGAGGCTGCCCAAACATCATCCGTTAATAAAGGACAGCATCAGTGATGAGG aGCTTCAGGATCAGTCGTTAATTGAGGAGGATGGTTTAGAGGGTGAGCTGTGGGCTAAGCCTCTGGCTCAGCTGTGGCAGAACAGACCTTATAATgaacagcgagagagagagtacaaCAGAGAGATGGGCCTCCAGCCACCATACTGCTCCATCTGCATGATCTTCCAAACGCACCAACGG TCTGAAGAGGCCGACTGTGAGCAGAATGCAGTTCAGGTTGGACGTCAAATGAGGACAAAGCCATTGATCCCTGAGATGTGCTTCAGCACAACCACTGAAGAGTGCCCTGAACTTCTCCTGTCCACGCCGTACTTGGATCAAGACGGAACCAGCCTGCTCATCAGCTGCTCCCAGTGCTGTGTGCGAGTACATGCCA GTTGCTATGGCGTTTCCTTGGAAAGAGTTACAAAAGACTGGAAATGTGCCCGTTGCAAAGCCAATGCCCTCACTGAG AGTTGTTGTCTATGCTCATTAAGAGGTGGAGCCTTACACAGAGCCAACAATGACAA GTGGGTGCACGTGCTGTGTGCGGTGGCAGTGTTAGAAGCTCGCTTCGTGAACATCACTGAGAGATCGCCAGTGGATCTCAGTGGAATTCCCCTACAGAGATTtaaactg AAATGTTACTACTGTAAGAGGCGGATGAAGAAGACAACAGGCTGCTGCGTGCAGTGTTCTCATGGCCGCTGCCCCACCTCGTACCATCCTACCTGTGCCCAGGCTGCAGGTGTGCTTATGCACCCAGATGACTGGCCTTTCATCGTCTATGTCACCTGCTGCCGTCATAAAGGCCCTGTCCAATCAGAG AGGAACAAGGAAGCCATGAGGGATATCAGCGCTGGCCAGAAAGTGATCTGCAAACACAAAAACGGACGCTACTACCAGTGCGATGTGGTTCAGCTGACGAAAGAGACATTTTACGAGGTCAACTTTGACGATGGCTCCTTCAGCGACAACCTTTTTCCTGAGGACATTGTG AGTCGTGACTGTGCCCAGCTGGGTCCCCCACCCTCAGGAGAGGTTGTGCAAGTGCGCTGGACAGACGGACTCATCTATGGAGCCAAGTTTGTGGCAGCACACGTCATTCAAATGTACCAT GTGGAGTTCGAAGATGGCTCACAGCTTACAGCCAAGAGAGACGATGTCTACACGTTAGACGAAGAACTGCCAAAAAGGGTGAAATCTAGACTG